The following is a genomic window from Sutcliffiella horikoshii.
AGTTTAATAATATCGTAAGCTAGTTTAAATGAATCAGAATTGTGATACTCCTGCAAGTTTACCTCCTCCCCTTTTCAATTAAGTTCGTATATTCCTTTTTCAATTCACTTAATGTGTAGGTGGAAAGAACACTATGATTCATGAAAAACCCCGCATTAACAAGTTTGGTTATATAATACTCTTTTGCATCATTGATAG
Proteins encoded in this region:
- a CDS encoding Fur-regulated basic protein FbpA, which gives rise to MAKNLKKAINDAKEYYITKLVNAGFFMNHSVLSTYTLSELKKEYTNLIEKGRR